AATTCATTTTGGAAGGAGGAAGGTGCCACTGACAGAGCCCAGTCCCCGAGCACCAGCTTCCAAATTAGCTGTTGAGGAAAATAGCTTTCATTCCTTCTTACAAAACAGTGGCATTGCCTTGGAAATGCCTTCCAGGCTTTGAAAGAACAAGTTACACCAAGAGGTCACTGGGGGTCTGTCTTCCATTGTGGAAGATAAATCATCCCCCGAAGACCAGCCCCATACCTGGGCTGAGAGCGGGCTGTACGTTCCTGCAAGGCCCACCCCGCCCTCTCTCCTAGCCTGCGTAAGACTGAGCAAGGCTGTCTGTGCGGCTAACAGCCGTCCCGCCCCACACGCACTTCCTTCCCCACTTAAAAATACCTgcttgggggcatctgggtggctcattggttgaGCAtccggactcttgatttcggctcaggtcatgatctcagggtcgtgagatcgagccccgcgtgggaTTCCACGctagacatggagcctgcttaggattctttctctccctctccctctgcccctcctcatgcctataaataaataaataaataaataaataaataaaataatacctgcTTTGTCTTAAATCCTGAACTtctgagaaaatttttatttaaaaaaagggaagtgCCTACCACTTGAAACCCTTCTTAAATCATCTAAACCTGCCTTCCGCTGTGAGTtacatttcttctacatttctaTAGCCTTGTGCTAGAACCCGTACTGTGGCACTTGTCAAAATGCCAccctctggggagcctgggtggctcagtgggttaagctgctgccttcggctcaggtcatgatctcggggtcctgggatcgagtcccgcatcaggctctctgctcagcagggagtctgtttccctctctctctctctgcctgcctctccatctacttgtgatttctctctgtcaaataaatacataaaatctttaaaaaaaaatgccccccTCTGTGGCTTTGACTGCACGCACGTCTGCCTTTACCTACACAGATGCTCTCTGAGAGAAAGAACTTGAACTGGTCACTCTTTGCCCCCCACTTCCATCCCTCTGACCCCAAGCATATGGCACTTGTCTCTCTATGGGAGGTGTTCAGAGATGGCTTACAGAATCTGATGGGTGCGCCAGGATCCCGAAAACGCACTCCTAGAACTAATATACCTGGACCTTGGTGGATCCGTTGTAATTGCGTTCACGTAACACAACAGCCAGACAGTCATGGTGACTTCAGCTTCCAATTAAATAGCCTATCGACAAATATAAACCACCAATGGATTCCTTAACATTTAagtccaatatatttttttaaagctggttcTTAAAACATTGAATCTATATCCAGTGGAGATCACCTGATCTCTGGACTTCCTTGAATGCTCCCAAAACATGAGTAACCAGAAGTCTTAAATGCACCTTCCTAAGCCCCTTATTTGTATAGGGAGTGTCATCAAGAAGGAAGAGGTGCTGGCCCACCAAATACATCATCTcagcattctctttctctgatgaaGGAGGGTGAGACACCTTGACTCATGAATCTGACAGTTTTCAGACAATGATGAACTGTAAACCCTGTTTCACCCAAGTTACAGCCCATATTGCACACCAAAGAGCATAGAGTAAGGGACTCGGGAAAGTAGCCCATTTACCCTCCCTTTTTTATTATCAAGAAGCTGATCCCATTTTATCTCAATTTCAGGCATACCCGTGCAGGCTCGAGGTGTGACCCAGCCTGAACTTGCACCTAGATTCTGAATATGTCCAAAGCTGGACTGCTACGGTCCCAGGTGAGCTCCAGAATCTTCTAGGACTTTAGGAAGATAGCTTAGAAGTACCCCAGTGGGGGCACAGGCAGCTCCCAACTATATGCCCTGGGAATGCCCCCAAGAGGAGAGGGTCTTTGCCACCTATACCTGTAGCTAGCTCCTGGCCAGACCCCGAGGCGCTCCTGGAGCCTAGAGGGCATCAGAATAGCTGTGTGCTCACATCAGGCTTGCTTCACCCTTTAGGTTTGCAATTAACTTGGGGTGAGTGGGCGTGGTCTGTGGGGTAAGAGACACTGGCATGAAGCATCAGGAAACACGTCATATTGTCATCATCGTACTATTACAGGAATTGCAGCTGCTGCTTACCTGTCCCTATGGCTGCGTGGCGTGTCCTGTAATCCTTATAAAGCAGGCGAGCACACCTTCCCACCCAGTCTCAGCGCGCCGAGAAGCCAGTCGGCCATGAGGATCTATTACCTTCTTCTCCTGTTGCCCTTTCTGTTCTTGATGCCTGCTCCAGGTGAGATGGGTTGGGAGGTGAGAGGGTTGAGGGAACTGCAAGTGTGTCATTCAGAGTCAGTCCGTTTCCGTTCCTCGGGAACTTCAGACCAGGTAGATTTGTGGTATGGGAACAGacgtcttcagtttcttttttctggtgAGACTCATCAAGGATCTTGAAGCCATTTCCCTGACCTTTTCAGAGACTAAATAGCTCACAAAGACCAGCCCATCATGGACAGGGACGAGCCTTACCTGCTCGAGAGACTTAAAGAAAGTGATACAAAAACTTTAACCAAAGCAGGAAAGATGGATTTAAACAGACTCCTACTTACTAGCTTCAGGGGTTGTAAGTGGAGTCTTTGGGGGGCTGCGAACCTCAGGGGgcccctgcagccccagcccccacgAGCCCAGCCGCATCCCTCCCCCACGGCCACCTTGGTCCCCGGCTGAGCTGTGACCCACAGAAGCACAGGTCAGTTGGTTGCTTAATCCTTCCTCTACTTtacttctcattttctaaaaagaggaaaaggggcacctgggtggctcagtgggttaaagcctctgccttcggctcaggtcatgatcctcagggtcctgggatcgagccccacgtcgggctctctgctcagcagggagcctgcttcttcctctctctctgcctgcctctctgcctacttgtgatctctgtctgtcaaataaataaataaatatcttaaaaaaaaaaaaaagaaagaaaacactctaaaataaaagaaaaacaaacaattccCTGGGATAGTGatcagaataatattttatttataaaggaaattacAAATTGGTATCTACCAAATTCAAACCAGTATCTTTCCAATGTGTATTTTCTCGTTTCTTGATTTAAAgcaatgtatgtatgtgttcaaCCCTATGAGGCATTCAACTGGGTCTATAACTGAATTCATTTTCCAATTCAGGAAAGGGGAccggggaaaaataaaagaaaggcaaCAGATCGGTTATTTGGGGAATTCCAAAAGCCTTGTACTTGGACTAAAGCCTTCCCCTGTGTTCTATTTTGTCCTTGCAGGAAACGGAGGAATTGTAAATACCCTGCAGAGGTACTATTGCCGAATAAGGAGCGGGCGGTGTGCTGTGCTTAGCTGTCTGCCAAAGGAGGAGCAGATAGGCCGCTGTTCTTCCTCGGGCCGAAAATGCTGccgaagaaagaagtaaaatccGGAAACACTGATTGGGAACATTGTAAAGTGTGAAAATGTCTCCTGGAAgtttacagaagaaaaatcaaatttaattttttttttttttccaaagaaagagaagcttgattgtcctttttaaattctggttattGTGGTAGTTGTTACCAAACTGGTAAGTTAGAAAGTCTTCACAGACTCACCTTTGGAGGAATCCTCAAAAAGGAATCCTCAAAAAAGTCTAAACTTATTTTCCAAGCCTTATCAGATTTGACTCCTCTTTTGCAAATTATGCTCCCCAAAGAGATTGGCCTCCCTGTTCCTCCTAAAAAATTCCCTTAGCTTTCCTATCACCCATTTCTCTGTTCCAGCGGACCTCGCACCAGGTATACAATCACCTTCCCAGCTTCATCTCTAAACTTTAGCACATCCTCCAGGGGCCATCACAAATGCAACGACCTCCTTACAGAGAGAGCTGCTATCCCAAAAGAATATGAGCTTTCCTCTAGCACACTGCAGGGTTCGGACTGAAAACCTCTTCTCTGAATTCTGTTTGATTTCTGCATTGTACCATTTGCTTATTTCCAATCTCCATGTCTGGTTGCATCATTTTTAAGGGCAAAGACTTTGTCTTAATCATTTCTGGATGGCCTAGAAGAGTGCCTTGAGCACAAAAGCTGCTGAGAAACTGTTTCATCCCGGTGGTCTGAGGCCCTGCAGTTTAACTAGTCAGTGTCCTCTCAATGTTGATATGGAAGGATTCCAGGAGCTGCGGTGGGAGACCCATTTTCCTCACACCAGCCCTACGGAAAAGCAAGAGAACCAGCTGTCAGAAGATGGAAACAGATTCCCAAAGAGAAGAGCCTTGATCTCACTTTTCATCAAAAAAGCATGaactgattccatacaaattttaggattatttgctccagctctttgaaaaataccggtggaattttgataggaatggcattaaaagtatagattgctctaggcagtatagacattttaacaatgtttattcttatgATCTAagagtatggaatggtcttccatctttttgtgtcttcttcaatttctttcatgagtcttctgtagttccttgagtacagatcctttacctctttggttaagttttttcccaggtatcttatggttcttggtgctatagtaaatggaatcgattctctaatttccctttctgtatttttgttagtgtataagaaagccactgatttctgtacattgactttatatcctgccacgttacttaattgctatatgagttctagtagtttgggggtggagtcttttgggttttccatataaagaatcatgtcatctgtgaagagagagagtttgacttcttcattaccaatttggataccttttatttctctttgttgtctgattgctgttgctaggacttctaatactatgttgaacaagagcggtgagagtgggcatccttgtcgtgttcctgatctcaacgggaaggctgcaagctttttcccattgaggatgatatttgctgtgggtctttcatagatagatttgatgaagttcaggaatgttccctctatccctatactttgaaaagttttaatcaggaacggatgctggattttgtcaaatgctttttctgcatcgattgagaggaccatgtggttcttctctcttctcatattaattttttgtatcacatcgattgatttgctaatgttgaaccatccttgtagcccagggatgaatcccacctggtcatggtggataatctttttaatgtactgttggatcctgtttgctaggatcttgttgagaatcttagcatccatattcatctgtgatattggtctgaaattctcctttctggtagggtctttgcctggtttggggatcagagtaatgctggcttcatagaaagagtctggaagttttccttctgcttcaattttttgaaacagcttcaggagaataggtgttatttcttctttgaaagtttggtagaattccccagggaatccatcaggtcctgggctctagttttttgggaggtttttgatcattgcttcaatctcattactagatattggtctattcaggttgtcagtttcttcctggttcaattttgggagtttatagatttccaggaatgcatccatttcatctaggttgcttagcttattggcatataactgttgataataacttctgatgattgtttctacttccttggtgttagttgtgatctctcccttttcattcataattttattaatttgggctttctctcttttgttttggattactatggccaatggtttatcaatcttattgattctttcgaaaaaccagcttctagtttcattgatacgttctacggtatctctggtttctacctcattgatctctgctctaatcttgatgatttctcttcttatgtgtggagtttgtttgatttgttgttgattctccagt
The nucleotide sequence above comes from Mustela erminea isolate mMusErm1 chromosome 21, mMusErm1.Pri, whole genome shotgun sequence. Encoded proteins:
- the LOC116581926 gene encoding beta-defensin 103A-like encodes the protein MRIYYLLLLLPFLFLMPAPGNGGIVNTLQRYYCRIRSGRCAVLSCLPKEEQIGRCSSSGRKCCRRKK